A stretch of the Bacillota bacterium genome encodes the following:
- a CDS encoding efflux RND transporter periplasmic adaptor subunit, translated as MSKRYIKLAVFVLAVLVTLTGCKSSAEKEQGPKPVAVEVKLVERGEVQAGTVLSGPVRAQAEVYVISKLPLQVLAVKVQVGDRVEAGQVLLQLDDKDLAQQVRQARAALAVAEAGLPPAKEESPAAASARLAYENAAADLTRMEYLKEQGVISEQALEQARVRAAGAAAQYQGILDQEKMALANHDQAQAAVALARSQLDNATITAPVAGIVASLPVEVGQMVSPSAPVVTIVAMDQVKISLNATEKDISHLRTGQKVTVKVASLGGKEFAGELTAVAPAADARTQGFPVEVTVPNDGHLIKPGMFAEVELQTEVVSAVLVIEREAIVPAGTNQTVFVVKDDIAYQKEIILGLVNDRVAQVTSGLGEGELLVVKGQQYLRDGMPVSVVAGGEAS; from the coding sequence ATGTCCAAACGCTACATAAAGCTGGCTGTCTTTGTGCTTGCGGTTTTGGTGACGCTAACGGGCTGCAAGTCGTCAGCGGAAAAAGAACAGGGACCGAAGCCGGTGGCGGTGGAGGTAAAGCTGGTTGAAAGGGGCGAAGTCCAAGCTGGAACAGTGCTCAGCGGGCCGGTTCGTGCTCAGGCGGAAGTTTACGTTATTAGTAAGCTGCCGCTTCAGGTGCTGGCAGTCAAGGTACAAGTAGGCGACCGCGTGGAGGCGGGTCAGGTATTGTTGCAACTTGATGATAAGGATCTGGCACAACAGGTCCGGCAAGCCAGAGCCGCTTTGGCCGTGGCCGAAGCAGGACTGCCGCCGGCAAAGGAGGAGTCGCCTGCGGCGGCCAGCGCTCGCCTGGCTTATGAAAATGCAGCCGCGGACCTTACGCGGATGGAGTATCTAAAAGAACAAGGAGTCATCTCAGAACAGGCATTGGAGCAAGCCAGAGTCAGGGCGGCCGGAGCGGCGGCTCAATACCAAGGGATATTAGATCAAGAGAAAATGGCTCTGGCCAACCACGACCAAGCCCAGGCGGCTGTGGCCTTGGCCCGATCCCAGTTGGATAACGCTACCATTACTGCTCCGGTGGCCGGAATAGTGGCCAGTCTGCCGGTGGAGGTGGGGCAAATGGTCAGCCCCAGTGCGCCGGTGGTCACAATTGTGGCTATGGATCAGGTGAAGATTAGTCTTAATGCTACGGAAAAAGATATTAGTCATCTTAGGACGGGACAAAAAGTAACGGTTAAAGTGGCCAGTTTAGGGGGCAAAGAATTTGCCGGTGAACTTACAGCGGTGGCCCCGGCGGCTGATGCCAGAACGCAGGGGTTTCCGGTGGAAGTGACAGTACCCAATGACGGCCATTTGATTAAGCCAGGGATGTTTGCGGAAGTAGAATTACAGACGGAAGTAGTCTCGGCGGTGTTGGTAATTGAGCGGGAGGCTATTGTCCCAGCGGGGACCAACCAAACGGTATTTGTGGTTAAGGATGATATAGCCTACCAGAAAGAAATAATATTGGGGCTGGTGAATGACCGGGTAGCGCAAGTGACCTCCGGGCTCGGTGA